One window of the Perca flavescens isolate YP-PL-M2 chromosome 5, PFLA_1.0, whole genome shotgun sequence genome contains the following:
- the p2rx7 gene encoding P2X purinoceptor 7, with protein MRCCGVLCQYETNKLVRIQSVRLGSLKWSLNAAILLFICIMLLWNRSYQQFDLVVSSVTTKVKGIAQTQLPGVGDEVWDVVDYSGPPQDKNSFFVVTNVIVTKNQKQGKCPEVPLKGKLCRTDKDCEKGGWDQQSHGICTGSCVKFDVLRKTCEVSAWCPVETRTNPPRPALLAAAENFTVLIKNNIRFPAFNFIRRNILPEMNDAYLRSCQRGKDSLCPIFRLGDVVREAGENFTEMAVEGGVIGILINWDCNLDRLMQRCLPKYSFRRLDEKESNKTLYPGLNFRYAKYHTVNGVEERTLYKAFGIRFDVMVFGQAGKFCFIQLIIYIGSTLSYYALTTMMIDWLIETSCYSAEVGQNYSEKKVESVQDKHKCIVCVSYVDENNIRLVKRSQKKRLQDIKPMSVQPYKEDTGHLRAVLCLLQPGDGVDHDAPPPLDRKPDPNSKPRRPAWCKCDCCTPSCLPQEELCCRRSAGACITSSPLFEQLVLRRPLLEAVLLFRDPLGPPAGRRQTSALRHCAYSQYISWRFGVPPNDTHPAIPSCCVRRVREEYPSADGQYSGFRPARTATTHACANEEL; from the exons atgcggTGCTGCGGAGTTCTGTGTCAGTATGAAACCAACAAGCTGGTCCGGATCCAGAGCGTCCGGCTCGGCTCTCTCAAGTGGAGCCTGAACGCAGCCATTCTGCTGTTTATCTG cATAATGTTGCTGTGGAACAGGAGTTACCAGCAGTTTGACCTGGTGGTGAGCTCTGTCACCACCAAGGTGAAGGGTATAGCTCAGACCCAGCTGCCCGGGGTCGGGGACGAGGTCTGGGATGTGGTGGACTACAGCGGACCCCCACAG GACAAAAACTCCTTCTTTGTGGTGACCAATGTCATCGTGACGAAGAATCAGAAGCAGGGGAAATGCCCAGAG GTTCCCCTTAAAGGCAAATTGTGTCGCACAGATAAGGACTGTGAGAAAGGAGGCTGGGATCAGCAGAGCCACG GGATTTGTACAGGATCGTGTGTGAAGTTTGACGTGTTGAGGAAAACCTGTGAGGTCTCTGCGTGGTGTCCAGTCGAAACCAGGACGAACCCTCCAAG GCCCGCTCTGCTGGCAGCAGCTGAGAACTTCACAGTCCTCATCAAAAACAACATCCGATTCCCTGCGTTCAACTTCATCCG AAGAAACATCCTCCCAGAGATGAACGATGCCTACCTGAGGAGCTGTCAGAGAGGAAAAGACTCGCTGTGTCCCATCTTCAGACTGGGAGACGTCGTTCGAGAGGCCGGAGAGAATTTCACTGAAATGGCCGTAGAG GGTGGCGTCATCGGCATACTGATCAATTGGGACTGCAACCTGGACCGGCTCATGCAGCGCTGCCTTCCCAAATACTCCTTCAGACGGCTGGACGAGAAAGAGAGCAACAAGACGCTGTATCCCGGCCTCAACTTCAG ATATGCAAAGTACCACACAGTGAACGGAGTGGAGGAGCGAACGCTGTACAAAGCATTCGGGATCAGGTTTGATGTCATGGTGTTCGGACAG GCGGGAAAGTTTTGCTTCATTCAGCTCATCATCTACATCGGATCAACGCTGTCGTACTACGCTCTG ACGACCATGATGATCGACTGGCTGATAGAAACCAGCTGTTACTCTGCAGAGGTTGGACAAAACTACTCAGAGAAGAAAGTGGAGTCAGTCCAAGACAAACACAAG TGCATCGTCTGCGTGTCCTACGTCGACGAGAACAACATTCGACTGGTGAAGAGATCGCAGAAGAAAAGATTACAAGACATCAAACCCATGTCTGTTCAGCCATACAAG GAGGACACGGGACACCTGAGGGCTGTCCTCTGTCTGCTCCAGCCGGGTGACGGCGTGGATCACGACGCCCCGCCTCCCCTCGACCGTAAACCTGACCCCAACTCCAAACCTCGGCGCCCAGCCTGGTGTAAGTGTGACTGCTGCACTCCCTCTTGCCTCCCCCAGGAGGAGCTGTGCTGCCGGCGGAGCGCCGGCGCCTGCATCACCTCGTCTCCTCTGTTCGAGCAGCTTGTGTTgcgtcgccccctgctggaggcCGTCCTCCTGTTCCGGGACCCTCTGGGTCCACCCGCTGGGCGACGCCAGACCAGCGCCCTGCGTCACTGCGCCTACAGTCAGTACATCAGCTGGAGGTTTGGGGTCCCACCTAACGACACCCACCCTGCCATCCCCAGCTGCTGCGTGCGAAGAGTCAGGGAGGAGTACCCGAGCGCGGACGGACAGTACAGCGGCTTCAGACCTGCCAGGACCGCGACCACGCACGCCTGCGCTAACGAAGAGCTGTGA
- the LOC114555522 gene encoding scavenger receptor cysteine-rich type 1 protein M130 gives MDHLMVLFLLLWSSGLPAEEKHNSKESVRLVGRGSRCEGTLEVKHQGDWRPVGDIYSEWTLKEAAVACSQLDCGAPVSVGHKVNSLDIAVWWIRPDCVQPGSALRECAKSDSSTNLLFLRCADSVRLVDGISMCSGRLEVKTNQSNQRWSSVCEADFDLQDADVVCREIGCGSPSVLQGVLYGQVEAPRWTKEFQCGGNESALLDCRSSGSDRNTCRPGKAVELTCSEPVRLVGGDSRCAGTLEVKHRGEWIPVRRSDWTLKEAAVACSHLDCGSAVSVGQREVSSDRPVWRIKSDCVQSGSALRECAISGHSSSILNLTCSDLLLQTNISLSSSKDEISEAQQDGFQVPKGSDFTISCSIQPQYPRGSFQLTFTSSNSAHNYTQSAVNHSAHFLFPSAKPAHQGSYSCVYHVYAFSHNFTSESRLLFLTVLDPTPFIIRVVVLPLTLLLVNAALYFYYKASSGKMSGRQENIKLDDYNLGA, from the exons ATGGATCACCTGATGGTGCTGTTTCTATTGCTGTGGAGCTCAG GACTCCcggctgaagaaaaacacaacTCAAAAG AGTCTGTCAGGTTGGTGGGAAGAGGCAGTCGTTGTGAAGGAACACTGGAGGTGAAACATCAGGGAGACTGGAGACCCGTGGGTGACATTTACTCTGAGTGGACCCTGAAGGAAGCAGCTGTTGCCTGTTCACAGCTGGACTGTGGCGCTCCTGTTTCTGTAGGACATAAAGTGAACTCTTTAGACATAGCTGTGTGGTGGATCAGGCCTGACTGTGTTCAGCCTGGATCTGCTTTGAGGGAGTGTGCAAAATCAGATTCCTCTACCAACCTCCTGTTTCTCAGATGCGCAG ACTCTGTCAGGCTGGTGGATGGGATCAGCATGTGCTCAGGAAGACTGGAGGTGAAGACGAACCAGTCTAATCAGAGGtggtcctcagtgtgtgaaGCTGACTTTGACCTGCAGGATGCAGATGTGGTCTGTAGGGAGATTGGCTGTGGGTCTCCTTCAGTCCTCCAAGGGGTGCTCTATGGACAAGTGGAGGCTCCACGGTGGACCAAAGAGTTCCAGTGTGGAGGCAACGAGTCTGCTCTCCTGGACTGTAGAAGCTCAGGCTCAGATAGAAACACCTGCAGACCGGGCAAAGCTGTTGaactcacctgctcag AGCCTGTCAGGTTGGTGGGAGGAGACAGTCGCTGTGCAGGAACACTGGAGGTGAAACATCGGGGAGAGTGGATACCAGTGAGACGCTCTGATTGGACCCTGAAGGAAGCAGCTGTTGCCTGTTCACATCTGGACTGTGGCTCTGCTGTTTCTGTGGGCCAGAGAGAGGTGTCCTCAGACAGACCTGTGTGGAGGATCAAGTCTGACTGTGTTCAGTCTGGATCTGCTCTGAGGGAATGTGCAATATCAGGGCACTCTTCCTCCATCCTGAATCTGACCTGCTCAG ACCTGCTGCTTCAGACCAACatctctctgtcctcctccaAGGACGAGATCTCCGAGGCCCAGCAGGACGGGTTTCAGGTGCCCAAGGGCTCCGACTTTACCATCAGCTGCTCCATCCAGCCCCAGTACCCACGAGGCTCCTTCCAGCTCACCTTCACCTCCTCCAACTCAGCACACAACTACACCCAGTCAGCTGTCAATCACTctgcccacttcctgtttccttcTGCAAAGCCCGCCCACCAAGGAAGCTACAGCTGTGTTTATCACGTCTATGCTTTTTCTCATAACTTCACCTCTGAGAGTCGTCTGCTCTTTCTCACCGTTTTAG ATCCGACACCTTTTATCATCAGAGTGGTTGTTCTGCCGCTGACCCTGCTGTTAGTGAACGCTGCCCTTTACTTCTACTATAAG GCCAGCAGTGGGAAGATGTCGGGCAGACAGGAGAACATTAAGCTGGATGATTATAACCTGGGTGCTTAG